Sequence from the Ziziphus jujuba cultivar Dongzao chromosome 9, ASM3175591v1 genome:
ctaaaattagataaaaaaatacaaatttaaaataaatttggaaaaaattaaataaaattattttaatggaccaaaaattaataataattccattaaaaaaagtctaaaataaaaaaatttaatttttataatttttttattttgatctaaAAAAGAGAAGAATGGTAAATCTACTTATATTCACTTGCGAATcattgattttataaaagtgaaccataaaaaaattagaaatagaatgaaccatttttatttaaaaagataaagatgtaaaagtaataaatataaattattaaaccaaataaaaatgaaaaaaacaaaatcactaataataaatttattttttatattagaccaaaataacaaaagcatacaaattaacatttatttttattttttatggtttgatataaaaattattataagttttggatctgaaattattttatttaatttttgatccaaaatttcaatttatttttatttttttatctaattttatgtttaaaatacttaatttttaaaattttaatttaaataaaataggaatgacaataaaaaattaatacttaatttttgaaattttaatttaaataaaataggaatgaaataagaaattataaatgtaaaataaaaaataaaaaattaaattttcaattttttatttttattaaaaaaattataatatcaatattataaatataatacctGTATAGTAACCtcatctaataataaaattaatatcattaatcaactaaattaatttataacaagttcaaaattttattattcaatttacataattttaaaaatttaaaatactaataacaattaatgcaaatacatatatatatatatatatatatatatatatatatatatatatatatatcattaacgATCTCGACGTTGTGGACAAATTTATGGGCGGTGGTGCAGGTGGGAGCCAGGCAGAAAAAGGACAGAGAGAGGTTCCCGCCAAACAACATCCTTCTGATGCTGGCAGGTGCGGGATTGCTTTGGATGGGATGGACAGGATTCAACGGTGGAGGTCCATACGCAGCGAGCATGGATGCATCACTAGCCGTCCTTAACACCCACCTATGTACGTCAACCAGTTTGCTGACGTGGCTGATGCTTGATATTCTTTACTTTGGGAAGCCGTCTGTGATCGGTGCCACACAGGGCATGATTACTGGCCTTGTCTGCATCACCCCTGCTGCTGGTATTGTCACCCTCATTACTGGCCCTTTTCTTCCCTTCATCATTTTTGCCTACTTATCTAACaatatttaataacaaatatgaattttatataaatattcttttagaaagagaaaaaattctatattttgtaATATCTTTTTGAACgctaaattaatgatttttgaaattttagatcAATTATAACTTCAGGACATGTATACGTGCAATGGAAACATATAGTACggatactataaaaaaaaaaaaaaaaaaaaaaaaccaacatagTTCAAATTTTGATTGATTCGGTTTTGGGTTAGAATTATAACTAAAAAGATGAACTTTATTATTCATTCTTTTATGTGTGTTGGGAGAAGCAGGAGTGGTACAAGGTTGGGCAGCTATAATAATGGGGATAATGTCAGGAACCATCCCATGGTACACTATGATGCACCTCCACAAACAGATTCGGCTCCTCAAGCAAGTCGACGACACAATGGCCGTCTTCCACACCCACGCCATCGCCGGAAGCCTAGGTGGCATTCTCGCCGGCTTCTTCGCCGATCCAGAACTCAGCCGCATTTTCGTTTCAGTTGACGATTGGCCGCGTAATATTGGTGTCGCTTACGGCTTAGCAACTGGGCGGACCACAGCGGGGTTTAGGCAAATGGGTATTCAACTACTGGGCATTGGATTCGTGATTTTGGTCAACGTTTTTACGACCTCAACAATTTGTCTGTTAATAAGGTTTCTAATCCCGCTTAGACTGGAAGACGACGATCTGAGAGTTGGAGACGATGCGATACATGGAGAAGAGGCTTATGCTTTGTGGGGAAATGGTGAAAGACTAGAGAATTCTAGGCACAATTCGGTCTACAACATGGAAGATTTACCTCCAGTGGTGCCCAAAGATGGTGATGCTGGAGGGGACCAAGTAGTTCAAAACTCATAGATGTTGTAATTAATTTCCAACTTTTAGCAAAGGATTTTATGATCTGGGTCTCCACCCAGCAATGCCTGTGTGCATAATAATTTATGGAACAGAACCAATAATTCTAGTGCAGCTTTCTTTGCTCTGTGTCAATGCCGTGTTGCAAAATCTGcattttagttattattattttcgtttttttgctTGGCTTAAAGCAATGGGTGGTATTTTGCAGGCCACTGAGCAAACAACTTGCAGGGGTGAGAAAGtgtttccctttccctttcatCGCCGACATAGTAATGGGCCTTTtactttatctctctctctctctctctctctttctctctctctctccctatgCAATACATTCCCTTGTTGTGGTTCTACTATTCATATTTTGTCTCGGCATCACAATTTCAGTGCTGCCATTGAAGATGCTCGATGGAATATACAAGTAAATGACATccacatataaaaattaaaaattaaaaattaaaaatccaattcTATAAAGAGCATAAAAAATATGCTACTACATACAAtgtcatttttatataattcgTCATCATAATCTTAAAGTTTAACGTCGCCCACTGCACATaagtgatgaaatttttgaggcTTAACAAGAAGGGGCCCATGACATTAAGCTCTTTAATACAAATGTTAAAATGTTAGTATTAAATTTTGACAAAACaatttaacaaacaaacaatgtcGGTTGAAATGTCAAATATAGCATCCTATATATCATCTTAGACATCTGGCTTGTATTGGAGATACAGGGCCAAAATACCGAATTTATATTTTAGCATTTACAGTTCTTGTGACATTAATCCATTAAAGATGCCGAGTGTaacatagaaaattaaaagaaaaaaggcacTTTTTCAACACAAAAACAGCATCTCGTTCTGCTGGTCACCACTCAGTCACCACTTAGAGAAGGCAAGCACCTTGGTAGggtataaatgaaaatattagtaaatcatatatatttattgttataaatcataactttcaattacaatataaagaaaatattagttgtgcttttatatagttatttatttggaaaatgaaaatttaaacatCTGAATCAAAGagagaaaagataaataataagaaaatacacGGCGAATGTTTATTACAGAAAAGCAAGAGAATTTATAGAAATGGTTAATTGGTTTGGTTCTTTTTTGGTCGGAAAAGGGCAGTATTTTGgtcttttttcctttcatttaaagtcaatattttggaaatttagGATTATTTTaatctatcaaaatatatataaatatatatatatttaaaactgaaaaagttgcaaataaaacaaaaaggaaatagGAAAACCAATTATTTATTAAGGTTTGTTTTTGCTATCAAGGAAAAAACGGCTTTCCTTCCAAGAAGTTAAGAAACAGACTACGAAGCAAAGAGAAAAGAAGGCCAAAAAGTCATGCTAATTTTCTGCATTTTTAAATTGTTGGTttcaactaaaaaaagaaaaaaaaaaatacactggCAAAGCAGACAGAGAGGGGGAAAAGTCGATCTTGTACGGAAATTCTATTTCTCcgaaacttttaaataaaaaggggaaaaaaaaaaaaaaaagaagaaggaagactCCACTCCAGATCTGCGTGGGTCgataagagaaagagaaagagagagagagagagagagagtagttgAATGCGGTTAATTGGTTGAGAGAAATCAGAAGCATGGGGTTCAAATGAATGTGCTGGTTTGAAGTATTCTTTCAGTGGAGGCTCCATATTTGCAGTTAGTTCCAAAGTGTGACTACTGATGGAGACTGAAACGCCATCGTTTGCCAACGAACAGCTCGATTCTTCAGTAGGAGGAGTAGCAGGAGGAGTAGCAGCAGCAGGAGGATCAACCTCCAATGATAACAGAGGAAAGCATCGGATTCTTGCTGAGCTCAAACGCCTCGAACAAGAACTCAAAAGCTTGGAGGTTTTTCTTCACTGTTTACTTCCTCAACTTTccgtctttttttttggttgtgtagGAATGCTGTTTGTTTCCCTAGAAAGTTGGTCCATTAGAAGAACTTTCGCATTCTTTTCTGCTTTTGCTTCCGTTATCGTGAACCTTGGTGTacaagcttttttctttttcttttattttattttattttattttttagcatgTAAATATTATACTTAATGCAAtggccaacaaaaaaaaaaaaaaaaaagagttacacCTAATATTCTTGGAAGcaaattctctctctttttttgggtatttttgtgtagaatgaaagaaaatgagataTTGACTATAGTTGTTTCTTTAACCCATTATTAACGTTCGTCGAATATGAGGGAGTTTCTTGGATTTCCCAATTGGTTTGACTACATAGGGAGATTGGACCGGGTTTAGAATGAAGCGACCTGGAGATGTTCCACTCTGTTGGGTATTTTGGCATCGGTAAATCAAATTTTCTCTTAGTTTAAATCATTGATTAATTGGAGTCGCTGATTTTATCAAATTGAGAAAAGAGGCTGTTGAACGAATAAACATCTGATGGGCATGAAGTTGGTAAATCCCTAACAAGAATATTTTTGCAAATTGGAAATTCTATGAATAAGTAAGAGTAAAGGCCGCTTATTAAACCTTTGTTATTATGCAAATTATGTAGCTTGGAATCTGAgttattgattttgtttaacTTTGAAACAAGTTTGAGTAAGGAGAAAATGCATGTATTTTTTTACTGTGAATTTTGTTGAATGGTAATAGCATTAGCGACTtaaatgcccatgaaatcaagGTGTAAACAGACCTGTTTAAGAGCTGTCTTAAGATTGCCATTGACAGCACTGCTCTTGCTATTGACCTTCAGGATAAATATTTGGTTTGTTTTGCCTTTTGATGCTCTATGAATTTTCTAGCCTTCTTGGAACTTCGTATCAGATATTCTTAGATGCCAACTACAGCAGTGTTCTATTTAttgtcatttttaatatttttaagcatTGGTTTTCTTTctcctacaaaataataaattcttgACTACTCTGTTCCTGTGGAATCATAGGTTATGTattaagtttttct
This genomic interval carries:
- the LOC107425920 gene encoding uncharacterized protein LOC107425920 isoform X3; this translates as METETPSFANEQLDSSVGGVAGGVAAAGGSTSNDNRGKHRILAELKRLEQELKSLEGDWTGFRMKRPGDVPLCWVFWHRKSWKSLKEPKMSHQYVLSCSYF
- the LOC107425920 gene encoding guanine nucleotide-binding protein subunit gamma 1 isoform X5 — its product is METETPSFANEQLDSSVGGVAGGVAAAGGSTSNDNRGKHRILAELKRLEQELKSLEEELEELERTENVSSICAELLLFLMLHDRCIPITEQMAQ
- the LOC107425920 gene encoding uncharacterized protein LOC107425920 isoform X2; its protein translation is METETPSFANEQLDSSVGGVAGGVAAAGGSTSNDNRGKHRILAELKRLEQELKSLEGDWTGFRMKRPGDVPLCWVFWHRKSWKSLKEPKMSHQYVLNCCPI
- the LOC112492981 gene encoding ammonium transporter 2 member 5, translated to MVLPVNLLPDDANPEWMNKADNAWQLTSATLVGLQSVPGLVILYGSIVKKKWALNSAFMAFYAFGAVLFCWVGWAYHMSFGKHLLPFLGQPNTSLAQKFLLKPAFLGKFPNATMVYFQFAFAAITLILIAGALLGRMNFRAWMLFVPLWLTTSYTVCAYSIWSPKGWLYMLGLIDYAGGYVIHLSSGVAGFTAAYWVGARQKKDRERFPPNNILLMLAGAGLLWMGWTGFNGGGPYAASMDASLAVLNTHLCTSTSLLTWLMLDILYFGKPSVIGATQGMITGLVCITPAAGVVQGWAAIIMGIMSGTIPWYTMMHLHKQIRLLKQVDDTMAVFHTHAIAGSLGGILAGFFADPELSRIFVSVDDWPRNIGVAYGLATGRTTAGFRQMGIQLLGIGFVILVNVFTTSTICLLIRFLIPLRLEDDDLRVGDDAIHGEEAYALWGNGERLENSRHNSVYNMEDLPPVVPKDGDAGGDQVVQNS
- the LOC107425920 gene encoding guanine nucleotide-binding protein subunit gamma 2 isoform X4, with the translated sequence METETPSFANEQLDSSVGGVAGGVAAAGGSTSNDNRGKHRILAELKRLEQELKSLEEELEELERTENVSSICAELLPYIEARPDALLPTCIPITEQMAQ